The Eubalaena glacialis isolate mEubGla1 chromosome 3, mEubGla1.1.hap2.+ XY, whole genome shotgun sequence nucleotide sequence CATAGTTTAGAGTTGCTTGAAGTTAAAAACCTTTACTTTACTCGTTTCAGATTAAGATGTTTATGTTCATAGTATATAACAGTCCAATTATAACTTTCACCTGTCCTGTGTAAGGAAGTAAGTTAAGCATTTCAAAGTCAGTGCATTTTCCCAACATAAATAACACAAACTGTTATTTCAGTGCATGTTTCCAAATATTAAATGGAATGAAATTCATTATATTAAATGGTTATATCAATCATAGTATTTGAGCATATTATGGAACCTATATCACACAAATCAACTCACATCAATACTATAATTAATTCACTCTAAAAGAACATCATCACAGGCACACAAAAGAGAGAACACAATCTGCTTTTTTATAAATTCATACTATCTACTTTACACTAAAAGATTTATTATAACGAGACAGCCGATTTCCAAACCCCTTTTCTAAGTTGGCATAAGGAAAGTTCAATCCATTCGAATCTTCTGGTTTGTCATCCTATAAATGATGCTATCATATCCAGGATCCATGTTCCAAATATTGTAAGAGGTGATAATCACAGCCAAGGCCAAGGCGATCATTATCCAAAGTATCATGTTGAAAACCACTGGATATTCAAAATTATACTTATATGCGAGGTTATAGGTACTTGATGGGTCCGTCGCTTGTTTTGCCTCAAGGATAGTCCTAGTCTTCCTCGCAAGGGATGTGTCGAACGATCTGACAGTCACTAACTCTACCACTGCATTCCCACTGTAGAGACTgtacatgtcatctgcaaactttTGTAGAGCATCAACAAGGATCTTAGAAGCATCTCTAAATTGCTCAGAGTCTTCCCCGTAACGTTTCCCAGTTTCATCCAAACCTGCCAGCTCCAGTGAGTATAAATCAGGAGAATGATCCTTGGCTAGATGCTTATGTCGAGACAACAAACTTGCAATATCATGTAGCACTTGCAgttcagaaagaaaaagcagatcAACTTCATTGTTCCTGCTCAGAGAATTGAGGGGAAGTGAACTGAGAACAGAGTTTTCTTGAAACAGTCGATTGCGGAGCTGTCTTAGCGTTACTGAGAGATCTTCAAAAACCGAGTTTGCCTTCCCCACCATGTACACTCTTTCCTCACTGGGAGCCAACTGTAAAACTACAGGAGTTTCTTCAGAAAATAAGGAGTGAATGGAATTTGCAACGCTGTCAAGACTAAAAGGAACTGCATTTTCCAAAGGGTACGAAATGACACTGCCTGGGGGTAGAGCAAGCTTGTCCACTCCCTTCACCGTCACCATAACGGTAGCCCGAGGACGGTGGAATAGGTTACCCACTGCAAGTCCCGGCCAAGAAAGGTCTTCTTTCACAGAGAAGCCCATGGACAATGCAGCCACGTCTGGGATTCGCTCTCCTGGTATGGGCCAATTTCCATCCCGGAAAACAACAGACTCTGGTGATCTTAATATACTAAACTCGTCCCCTAAGACACCCGCCACCAAGAAGGACAAGAGCACGACGAGCACAGCCATGGTTCCGCGGCGGCCGCAGCAGTGCAGGACGACACGGAGCGGGCCGGCGGGATGCGATCGACCACCGCAGCACGAGGGGGTGACGAGCTCGGGCTCGCCCCGACTCCCTGAGCCCGCCTCGTTCTCGCCTCCTCTGGGACGGCTG carries:
- the LOC133088426 gene encoding renin receptor-like is translated as MAVLVVLLSFLVAGVLGDEFSILRSPESVVFRDGNWPIPGERIPDVAALSMGFSVKEDLSWPGLAVGNLFHRPRATVMVTVKGVDKLALPPGSVISYPLENAVPFSLDSVANSIHSLFSEETPVVLQLAPSEERVYMVGKANSVFEDLSVTLRQLRNRLFQENSVLSSLPLNSLSRNNEVDLLFLSELQVLHDIASLLSRHKHLAKDHSPDLYSLELAGLDETGKRYGEDSEQFRDASKILVDALQKFADDMYSLYSGNAVVELVTVRSFDTSLARKTRTILEAKQATDPSSTYNLAYKYNFEYPVVFNMILWIMIALALAVIITSYNIWNMDPGYDSIIYRMTNQKIRMD